A stretch of Gossypium hirsutum isolate 1008001.06 chromosome A06, Gossypium_hirsutum_v2.1, whole genome shotgun sequence DNA encodes these proteins:
- the LOC107963394 gene encoding uncharacterized protein, with product MTRMLLLTMMSTSIIEDSPKTAAFYVTTNPRKNNSTTKKSNNKMAASSLPVNIPRQHGATVFHCGGEADEYDNGGMVPPHVILARRIAGKMAFSVCTSNGRTLKRRDLSQVQNSVLRMTGFLEV from the coding sequence ATGACGAGGATGTTGCTATTAACGATGATGAGTACTTCGATTATAGAGGATTCTCCAAAAACAGCCGCGTTTTACGTAACTACAAATCCAAGAAAAAACAACAGCACCACGAAGAAGAGCAACAACAAGATGGCCGCCAGTTCGCTGCCTGTAAACATTCCACGTCAACACGGTGCTACTGTTTTCCATTGCGGCGGCGAAGCCGATGAATATGACAACGGCGGAATGGTGCCTCCCCATGTTATTTTAGCAAGGAGAATTGCGGGGAAAATGGCATTTTCTGTTTGTACTAGCAATGGAAGGACACTTAAAAGAAGGGATTTGAGTCAAGTGCAAAATTCAGTTCTTAGAATGACAGGATTTTTGGAAGTCTAA